A window of the Glaciimonas sp. CA11.2 genome harbors these coding sequences:
- the mobC gene encoding MobC family replication-relaxation protein: MLINSFEERRTRSQVKRSAILHFLRDETWSNFANLTSITKLSEPATFKTLQQMERDQMIFRHKVPELRLSLWGITSQGLAFSWDEAEAMEVRQYFEPSKVSIMTIHHYLDVQRARLAAERAGWSNWIPGHCLPMNIKKRPDAVATDPQGRTIAIEVERSIKTLKRYEVIMAIYLQSIKRGDYAMVHYVCPHPEFAPRLSRIFGLIKSVPVAGERVPITDRHLARFPVFALENWPYNAK, encoded by the coding sequence ATGTTGATTAATTCATTCGAGGAGCGGCGCACCCGCTCTCAGGTCAAGCGATCAGCGATTTTGCATTTTCTGCGTGATGAAACATGGAGCAATTTTGCAAACCTTACGTCGATCACCAAATTATCCGAACCCGCCACCTTCAAGACACTTCAGCAGATGGAGCGGGATCAAATGATCTTTCGGCATAAGGTGCCAGAACTACGATTAAGCCTATGGGGGATCACGTCTCAAGGCTTGGCATTCTCCTGGGATGAGGCGGAGGCGATGGAAGTGCGCCAATATTTTGAGCCCAGTAAGGTATCGATCATGACCATCCACCACTATCTGGATGTCCAACGTGCACGGCTGGCAGCCGAACGCGCTGGATGGTCAAATTGGATACCAGGTCATTGTTTGCCGATGAATATCAAGAAACGCCCGGACGCCGTGGCAACCGATCCTCAAGGCCGCACCATTGCAATCGAGGTCGAACGTTCCATCAAAACTCTGAAACGTTATGAAGTAATCATGGCGATTTACTTGCAATCGATTAAGCGAGGCGACTATGCGATGGTGCACTACGTTTGCCCGCATCCAGAATTCGCGCCGCGTTTGTCACGTATATTTGGATTGATTAAGTCCGTGCCAGTAGCAGGAGAGCGAGTACCGATCACAGATCGACATCTGGCCAGATTTCCAGTCTTCGCTTTGGAAAACTGGCCATACAATGCTAAATGA
- a CDS encoding type IV secretory system conjugative DNA transfer family protein: MLRINILMIRFVNVWIDYVEKLWLVVGVAFGICLILTWLFRKNSVAGFFGGIAFLLFIFQPGFYFALPYLSIQLSGQEVRLDNYHLLAFCSGAVIGVAAIVLLIRYSSPKFERISNRLTKTSSLERNRKTDIRQIAVHLPNAQKKYVPRDYFNIKKGIFFGLDEQKRPVYIPLEKWRKSHLDVVGTTGSGKGVAAAVLLTQALYAGESIVILDPKNDEFLPHVMLNAAQDARVPYVYIDLMANVPQWNPLHNKTSHEIEELFTAGFSLGEKGTDADFYRLDDRRAARITAGLTQSNCATLTQAYLKLLETQSVIAEAGKKFVADLEEISLIQATNIEIGVDLAGLIQKGAVIYVRGSMRNPRILKLQRIFVLSVMQHIESRAREKARHVCIFMDEFKYLISRPSLEALGAIRDKGAHVIIAHQSLGDLRDCPADLDPESVVSSINENCAIKISYAVKDPDTADWLARMSGSILVDDEIRQVKTNTGLTEVRENGRSLRQAERNLVDTNMLQALPDRCAVLFGAGLAQFFFTSPIPVVKSVLATQPIQFMSNKLGGGVEASKLLPRNTQTLAQSMLDVD; this comes from the coding sequence ATGTTGCGAATAAATATTTTAATGATCAGGTTCGTCAATGTTTGGATTGATTATGTCGAAAAATTATGGCTTGTGGTTGGCGTCGCTTTTGGCATTTGTTTGATACTCACTTGGTTATTTCGTAAAAATTCCGTTGCTGGGTTTTTTGGCGGAATAGCATTTTTGCTATTCATCTTTCAACCAGGTTTTTATTTTGCATTGCCCTATCTGAGTATCCAACTGAGTGGTCAAGAAGTGCGCCTAGATAATTATCATCTGTTGGCCTTTTGTTCTGGCGCTGTAATCGGGGTTGCTGCAATCGTTCTTTTAATCAGATATAGCTCACCAAAATTTGAACGGATTTCAAATCGGCTGACTAAGACCAGTAGCCTGGAACGAAATCGGAAGACAGATATCCGGCAAATTGCGGTGCATCTGCCTAATGCACAAAAGAAGTATGTTCCTCGCGATTATTTCAACATTAAGAAGGGAATTTTCTTTGGGTTAGATGAACAGAAGCGCCCCGTGTATATTCCGTTGGAGAAGTGGAGAAAATCACACCTCGATGTGGTGGGAACCACCGGTAGCGGTAAAGGTGTAGCAGCGGCAGTTTTACTGACTCAAGCGCTTTACGCGGGAGAATCGATTGTTATCCTGGACCCAAAGAACGACGAATTTCTTCCGCATGTCATGCTGAATGCAGCGCAAGACGCACGCGTCCCATACGTCTACATTGATCTAATGGCGAACGTTCCTCAATGGAACCCACTACATAACAAAACCTCTCATGAAATTGAGGAGCTGTTTACCGCAGGTTTCTCATTGGGCGAAAAAGGTACCGATGCCGATTTTTATCGGTTGGATGATCGGCGTGCTGCACGAATAACCGCCGGCCTTACACAATCAAATTGCGCTACCTTAACGCAAGCGTATCTAAAACTATTGGAAACGCAATCGGTAATAGCGGAGGCCGGTAAGAAATTTGTTGCCGACTTAGAAGAGATCAGTTTAATCCAAGCCACTAATATAGAAATAGGGGTTGATCTTGCTGGACTGATTCAAAAAGGGGCTGTGATCTATGTGCGCGGTTCTATGCGCAATCCAAGAATTTTGAAGTTACAACGTATTTTTGTTTTGTCGGTCATGCAGCATATAGAGTCTAGAGCCCGTGAGAAAGCAAGGCATGTGTGCATTTTCATGGACGAATTTAAATATTTGATTTCACGTCCCTCGTTGGAAGCGCTAGGTGCTATCCGTGACAAAGGTGCGCACGTCATTATCGCGCACCAATCGCTTGGAGACTTGCGTGATTGCCCTGCCGACCTTGACCCTGAGTCGGTGGTATCGTCGATCAATGAAAACTGTGCAATTAAAATTTCTTACGCAGTCAAAGATCCCGATACAGCGGATTGGCTGGCAAGGATGAGTGGCAGTATCTTGGTTGACGATGAAATCCGCCAGGTTAAAACGAATACCGGGCTAACTGAGGTGCGCGAAAATGGGCGGTCTCTCCGGCAGGCTGAGCGCAATTTGGTAGATACCAACATGTTGCAAGCATTGCCTGATCGTTGCGCTGTCTTGTTTGGTGCCGGATTGGCACAATTTTTCTTTACCTCTCCTATCCCCGTTGTTAAAAGTGTATTAGCAACCCAGCCGATCCAATTTATGTCAAATAAATTGGGTGGGGGAGTTGAGGCATCTAAGCTTTTGCCCCGAAACACACAAACACTTGCCCAGTCGATGCTCGATGTTGATTAA
- a CDS encoding type II toxin-antitoxin system RelE/ParE family toxin yields MSYTITYYSQEVELNILELPETLLARYFSLTDRMETYGSNLGEPHTKAFGDGLFELRLKGAEGIARVFYCTVIGREIVMLHSFVKKTQKTPLKEKRIAENRMKEFKNGI; encoded by the coding sequence ATGAGTTACACGATCACCTACTATAGTCAAGAAGTTGAACTCAACATCCTGGAACTACCCGAAACCCTGTTAGCTCGGTATTTTAGTCTGACTGATCGTATGGAGACCTATGGCTCTAACTTAGGTGAACCCCATACTAAAGCCTTCGGTGATGGTCTCTTTGAGTTGCGCTTGAAAGGCGCTGAAGGTATCGCTCGCGTCTTCTACTGTACTGTAATTGGCCGCGAAATTGTTATGTTGCATAGCTTCGTAAAAAAGACACAAAAAACACCCCTGAAAGAAAAACGTATTGCAGAAAATCGCATGAAGGAGTTTAAAAATGGCATCTAA
- a CDS encoding helix-turn-helix domain-containing protein, producing the protein MASNHSLSPMTHAQLKAKALENPAVRAEYERLNREEFAILDEILAARKAAGLTQAQIAERMGTKAPAVARLESALASGKHSPSLSTLRKYATALGKRLEVHLV; encoded by the coding sequence ATGGCATCTAATCATTCACTATCACCTATGACTCACGCACAACTCAAAGCCAAAGCCCTTGAGAACCCTGCCGTTCGTGCGGAATACGAACGGCTGAATCGAGAAGAATTCGCTATCTTGGATGAGATTCTCGCTGCCCGCAAAGCGGCAGGACTGACCCAAGCACAGATCGCTGAGCGCATGGGAACCAAAGCACCCGCGGTCGCCAGATTAGAAAGTGCACTGGCGTCAGGAAAACACTCCCCGAGCCTCAGTACCTTACGTAAATACGCCACGGCGCTAGGCAAACGTCTGGAAGTACATCTCGTGTAA
- a CDS encoding tyrosine-type recombinase/integrase — protein sequence MNLTKNGTSQGVPLNHDAVAVLQKQIGQYPQSCFTYRGKPIRRDVTNTAWHNALKRVEIEDFRFHDPRNTWASWHRQPVTSCEELEYLGSRKSRVMVDRNAKLATEHLQAAAARIEEGRQGILSERGACDPFWKYLALIRAHHVFDVHFTSF from the coding sequence TTGAATCTCACAAAAAATGGCACGTCGCAAGGGGTGCCACTGAATCACGATGCAGTGGCCGTGTTACAGAAACAAATTGGTCAGTATCCGCAGTCCTGCTTTACGTATCGTGGCAAACCTATCCGACGGGATGTGACCAACACCGCATGGCATAACGCGCTAAAGAGAGTAGAGATAGAAGATTTCAGGTTTCATGATCCCCGGAATACATGGGCATCATGGCATCGTCAGCCGGTAACGTCTTGTGAGGAACTGGAGTATTTGGGAAGCCGGAAATCGCGTGTGATGGTGGATCGGAACGCGAAACTGGCAACTGAGCATTTACAAGCCGCAGCAGCAAGGATCGAGGAAGGGCGACAGGGAATTCTCAGTGAACGAGGTGCCTGTGATCCGTTCTGGAAATACCTCGCTTTGATAAGGGCTCACCATGTCTTCGATGTGCACTTTACATCCTTCTAA
- a CDS encoding Rha family transcriptional regulator, which translates to MANFAAIPFVPNLTVIRGKVTATSTQVAKHFRQRHDKVLSAIAFLKEDCPQDWHDLNFEERLIEVAIGHGATRKERAFQIARDGFTLLTMGFTGKKALQCKRAYIDAFNRMEAGLASPPHPLAPSNVELRSRINRHAWSLSKGMYAQFKTDMLESAIRFDATYPVEKWKPKYAQKEALIDIECIAHLMDKFSQRLREDGRTLVSLFGED; encoded by the coding sequence ATGGCTAATTTCGCCGCCATTCCGTTCGTCCCCAACTTAACGGTCATCCGCGGCAAAGTCACCGCAACTAGTACGCAAGTTGCGAAACATTTTCGTCAACGTCACGACAAGGTACTCAGCGCCATTGCGTTTTTAAAAGAAGATTGCCCCCAAGATTGGCATGACCTCAACTTTGAGGAGAGGTTAATTGAGGTCGCAATCGGTCATGGTGCCACTCGCAAAGAGCGTGCATTTCAGATCGCCAGAGACGGCTTTACTTTATTGACGATGGGCTTCACCGGCAAAAAAGCGCTGCAATGTAAACGGGCCTACATCGACGCATTCAATCGCATGGAGGCGGGGCTGGCATCGCCCCCTCATCCACTCGCGCCTTCGAATGTCGAATTAAGAAGCCGTATCAATCGCCATGCGTGGTCATTATCAAAAGGTATGTACGCGCAGTTTAAAACCGACATGCTGGAAAGTGCCATCCGTTTCGATGCAACCTATCCGGTCGAAAAATGGAAGCCAAAATACGCGCAAAAAGAAGCCCTGATCGATATTGAATGCATTGCCCATTTGATGGACAAGTTTAGCCAGCGCTTGCGTGAGGACGGTAGGACACTCGTCAGCCTATTTGGTGAAGATTAG
- a CDS encoding NrtA/SsuA/CpmA family ABC transporter substrate-binding protein, whose protein sequence is MRIFLFILAFLTMLSSSASAQQNQLRVGYQTGEVNVLLTYAAKAGLFEKQKLDVKLIPFPAGPAMLPALASKEIDLAWMGEFPSVTGYSNGMPIEILSMERLDYTNIRVVGNPAAGIKSVADLKGKKVGVSVGSSSHYHLVQALTQAGLKQSDVTIVNLSPANMPPAYIAGQIDAAVTWEPSVGVMEKAGAHTIATTRSLGMITGGVWVGQKDLSRKNAEVLQAFLRAWRQAQRDYVANPKAVRQYEAKRIGQTPEEFDALIARQSVSNPSFEELLTADFMGAPGKELDSRLMKHLQGIGAFLVSEHRIKEEPKDWASLFNTAPIQKIIASEKAK, encoded by the coding sequence GTGCGTATTTTTCTATTCATTCTGGCCTTCCTCACAATGCTCTCCTCGTCAGCATCGGCACAGCAAAATCAATTACGCGTCGGCTATCAAACAGGCGAAGTAAATGTGCTCTTGACCTATGCAGCCAAAGCCGGGCTGTTCGAGAAGCAGAAGCTTGACGTCAAATTGATCCCCTTCCCGGCAGGCCCCGCGATGCTACCCGCGTTGGCGTCCAAGGAAATCGATCTGGCATGGATGGGCGAATTCCCGAGCGTCACGGGATATTCCAATGGCATGCCAATCGAGATTTTGTCGATGGAACGGCTCGACTATACAAATATACGCGTGGTCGGCAATCCGGCTGCCGGTATCAAGAGCGTCGCTGATCTCAAAGGGAAAAAAGTTGGCGTCTCAGTCGGTTCTTCGAGCCACTATCATTTGGTGCAGGCACTTACCCAAGCGGGCCTGAAGCAGTCAGATGTCACGATAGTCAACCTTTCTCCAGCAAACATGCCGCCTGCCTACATCGCGGGGCAAATAGATGCGGCAGTCACTTGGGAGCCGAGCGTCGGCGTCATGGAAAAAGCCGGCGCGCATACAATTGCCACGACACGCTCACTGGGCATGATCACCGGCGGTGTCTGGGTCGGGCAAAAGGACCTGAGCCGCAAGAATGCTGAAGTATTGCAGGCCTTCCTCCGCGCATGGCGGCAAGCGCAACGTGATTATGTCGCCAACCCCAAGGCAGTGCGCCAATACGAAGCCAAGCGGATCGGACAAACTCCCGAAGAATTTGACGCCCTCATTGCGCGACAGTCGGTTAGCAATCCAAGTTTCGAAGAACTTCTCACAGCTGACTTCATGGGAGCGCCGGGTAAGGAACTCGATTCAAGATTGATGAAGCACTTGCAGGGCATCGGTGCATTCCTGGTATCGGAACATCGTATCAAGGAAGAGCCAAAAGACTGGGCATCGCTGTTCAACACCGCACCGATCCAGAAAATCATCGCATCGGAAAAAGCCAAGTAA
- a CDS encoding M20 family metallopeptidase, with product MNDMTNIKQLTMSDLEQKIVNAIHYEDWLALTSDLVTTGQPDSENPLDPDLPSGSEEKIALCVAAKLRALGLDVELHEKVPGRPNVIGTWVGKGDGPTLILNDHLDVYPAGDPSAWHMTNGNPYNPTVSGDKLYSRGTSDTRGNLACTLLAVKALRDSGAQFKGTLKCIYTVDEEKHGPNGAMYLLDELGIRADYEITAEPSGWTRGPNDWGIGIAVAHSGNCILEIKTEGTKSHLWRPDTGINAITKMSKLLAALESIQFKHQAPTYYGGTMPMICPTRIAAGVPREMQFTPAECKAVIAVVGIVPGMTLDSVMVDIQSVIDRLAKEDPSFTASVRQFPNSLFVPATEEVPEKSEPVAALTDAYQKILGEAPVYYRKNAYCDTIRFSHAGIPSVTFGPGEDGWPPVNEYIHTPKAVPATQILAIAMLRILGEAE from the coding sequence ATGAATGACATGACCAATATTAAACAGCTCACCATGAGCGACCTTGAACAAAAGATCGTCAATGCCATTCACTACGAAGACTGGCTAGCGTTGACGTCGGATCTGGTGACGACCGGGCAACCGGATTCCGAAAATCCACTGGATCCTGACCTGCCATCCGGCTCGGAGGAAAAAATCGCCCTATGCGTGGCGGCCAAACTGCGCGCCCTGGGCCTGGATGTCGAACTGCATGAGAAAGTGCCGGGCCGCCCCAATGTAATCGGCACCTGGGTCGGCAAGGGCGACGGCCCGACCTTGATCCTCAATGACCACCTCGACGTCTATCCGGCGGGTGACCCAAGCGCATGGCATATGACGAACGGCAATCCGTATAACCCAACCGTATCGGGCGACAAATTGTACTCAAGAGGCACGTCCGATACCCGGGGAAACCTAGCCTGCACGCTGCTGGCAGTCAAGGCGCTGCGTGACAGTGGGGCACAGTTCAAGGGCACGTTGAAGTGCATCTATACCGTCGACGAAGAGAAGCACGGCCCGAATGGAGCGATGTATCTGCTCGATGAATTGGGCATTCGGGCGGATTACGAGATTACGGCGGAACCGTCCGGCTGGACGCGCGGCCCCAACGACTGGGGCATCGGCATTGCAGTCGCGCACTCGGGTAACTGCATCCTGGAAATTAAGACGGAGGGTACGAAATCGCATCTCTGGCGTCCGGACACCGGCATCAATGCGATCACCAAGATGAGCAAGCTTCTCGCTGCCCTTGAATCGATCCAATTTAAACACCAGGCACCCACCTACTACGGTGGCACCATGCCGATGATTTGCCCAACCAGAATCGCTGCCGGCGTGCCGCGCGAGATGCAATTTACGCCGGCGGAATGCAAAGCCGTCATCGCCGTCGTCGGCATCGTTCCCGGTATGACGCTGGATTCGGTCATGGTGGATATTCAATCCGTTATCGATCGGCTGGCAAAGGAAGACCCATCATTTACTGCGTCGGTCCGCCAGTTCCCCAATTCGCTGTTTGTGCCCGCCACGGAAGAAGTGCCGGAAAAGTCCGAACCTGTCGCCGCACTCACGGATGCCTATCAAAAAATCCTGGGAGAGGCACCGGTCTACTATCGAAAAAATGCGTATTGCGACACGATCCGTTTTTCTCATGCAGGCATTCCCTCGGTGACCTTCGGTCCCGGTGAGGATGGATGGCCACCGGTCAACGAATATATCCACACGCCCAAGGCGGTCCCAGCCACGCAGATTCTTGCAATCGCGATGCTGCGCATCCTCGGCGAAGCTGAATAA
- a CDS encoding ABC transporter ATP-binding protein, giving the protein MSSSLALSPQSLSQKAADVARSAKPILRFDQVGLEYDGRDVLKDLSFSVNRGEVITILGPSGCGKTTMLNIVAGFLQPSSGLALVNDREIAGPGPDRGVVFQSYALFDWMSVEDNIAFSLRCGGKSKQEQLAVATEMAALVGLQGFEKSFPYQLSGGMRQRCGLARVLAAHPSVMLMDEPFAAVDVQTRETLQEEILRIKTETKCTIIFITHSIDEAVFLADRVFLMRKGRLGAFDEFVVDLPEPRGSADNRLHPEFLSIREKIYRTMRADAS; this is encoded by the coding sequence ATGTCCAGTTCCCTTGCGCTCTCTCCACAATCGCTTTCGCAAAAGGCAGCAGATGTTGCACGATCTGCCAAGCCGATTCTGCGGTTCGATCAGGTCGGACTTGAGTATGACGGTCGCGACGTATTAAAAGATTTGAGCTTTTCCGTCAATCGCGGAGAAGTCATTACCATATTGGGGCCATCCGGATGCGGGAAGACGACGATGCTCAATATCGTCGCTGGCTTCCTGCAGCCAAGCAGCGGTCTCGCACTGGTGAACGACCGTGAAATTGCCGGACCAGGTCCTGACCGAGGCGTGGTCTTCCAGTCTTATGCATTGTTTGACTGGATGAGCGTAGAAGATAACATCGCATTCAGCCTGCGGTGCGGGGGCAAGAGCAAGCAGGAACAATTAGCGGTGGCCACGGAAATGGCGGCGCTTGTCGGCCTGCAGGGATTTGAAAAAAGCTTCCCGTATCAACTGTCCGGCGGCATGCGCCAGCGTTGTGGACTGGCCAGGGTATTGGCCGCCCACCCCAGCGTGATGCTCATGGACGAGCCATTTGCTGCGGTCGACGTGCAAACCCGCGAAACGCTGCAGGAAGAGATCCTGCGCATCAAGACGGAAACCAAATGCACGATCATCTTCATCACGCACAGTATCGATGAAGCGGTCTTCTTGGCGGATCGCGTATTCCTGATGCGCAAAGGGCGACTGGGCGCATTCGACGAATTTGTGGTCGATCTGCCGGAACCGCGCGGTTCCGCGGACAACAGGCTGCATCCGGAATTCCTGTCGATCCGTGAAAAAATTTATCGCACAATGCGTGCGGATGCATCCTGA
- a CDS encoding ABC transporter permease, whose protein sequence is MLKAKESFKSKRQYWMLVIASPLLIFILWLVVSKAGWVRPILLPTPAEVATSFYDMVVNGYSGVSLFIHLMASLTRVGTAFLLGSVSGIAIGMLRGRINNVDAVFLVPSEMLRPIPPLGLIPLFILWFGIGELSKVLLILISVFLIMMVSAQAGTRSCQADAIRAAQTCGASRYQVFRFVVFPSALPQIMTGLRVALGTALSILVASELLGGDRGLGFIVLDAANFFRTTYVFAGIIVIGIVGFIFDRILAYAGRRVVHWEGRR, encoded by the coding sequence ATGTTGAAAGCCAAGGAAAGTTTCAAATCAAAACGGCAATACTGGATGCTCGTGATCGCTTCGCCGTTGTTGATCTTCATATTGTGGTTGGTAGTATCGAAAGCCGGATGGGTGCGTCCGATCCTGTTGCCTACACCTGCTGAAGTTGCAACCAGCTTTTATGACATGGTGGTGAATGGTTATTCCGGCGTGAGCCTTTTCATTCATTTGATGGCAAGCCTGACTAGAGTGGGAACAGCATTCTTGCTCGGATCGGTATCGGGCATTGCCATCGGCATGCTGCGCGGACGAATCAATAACGTCGACGCGGTATTTCTGGTACCGAGCGAGATGCTGCGGCCCATACCGCCGCTCGGCTTGATTCCCTTGTTCATCCTGTGGTTCGGTATCGGTGAACTGTCGAAAGTGCTGCTCATTTTAATCTCCGTATTCCTGATCATGATGGTCAGCGCGCAAGCCGGGACAAGAAGCTGCCAGGCGGATGCCATTCGGGCCGCGCAAACCTGCGGCGCCAGCCGCTATCAAGTCTTTCGGTTCGTCGTGTTTCCGTCGGCGCTACCGCAGATCATGACCGGATTGCGGGTCGCGTTGGGAACGGCATTGTCGATTCTAGTCGCGTCGGAATTGTTGGGGGGTGATCGCGGTCTCGGCTTCATCGTGCTGGATGCCGCGAACTTTTTCCGTACCACTTATGTTTTTGCCGGAATTATCGTGATCGGAATTGTCGGGTTTATATTCGATCGCATCCTGGCGTATGCCGGTCGTCGCGTTGTCCATTGGGAAGGTCGTCGATGA
- a CDS encoding GntR family transcriptional regulator, whose translation MPSHLKKLETKKLIDLKTSPIPFYAQVRDALRQKILDGALKPHQKMASESQMIETFGVSRITIRRALHELENEGLIFGVSGKGTFVSKPKAFQNLTHLQSFGEAMQAHGYETFSKVISLKELRASDHVAEKLKVAKNAKVSEIKRVRYLNRDPVSIETSYFPEAIGRRLIKEDLTSKDIFLILENDYGIVLGDAELVVGAYLADDLQARLLGMESGFPMLHIERLTSAANGQPVSYEHLYHHGDSFKYKVRVERSPSKVKK comes from the coding sequence ATGCCGTCGCATCTTAAAAAACTTGAAACCAAAAAATTGATTGATCTGAAGACCTCGCCGATTCCGTTTTATGCACAGGTGCGGGATGCGCTGCGACAGAAAATTCTGGACGGCGCACTGAAGCCGCATCAGAAAATGGCGTCGGAAAGCCAGATGATTGAAACCTTCGGCGTGAGCCGCATCACTATTCGCCGGGCGCTGCATGAACTCGAAAATGAGGGCTTGATATTTGGCGTGAGTGGAAAGGGGACGTTCGTTTCAAAGCCCAAGGCATTTCAGAACCTCACGCACCTGCAAAGCTTTGGCGAGGCGATGCAGGCCCATGGATACGAGACATTTTCCAAGGTCATCAGTCTGAAAGAATTGCGTGCTAGCGATCATGTCGCAGAAAAGCTAAAGGTGGCAAAGAACGCGAAGGTGAGTGAGATCAAGCGAGTACGCTATTTGAACCGCGACCCGGTTTCTATCGAGACAAGCTACTTTCCGGAGGCAATCGGGCGCCGTTTGATCAAGGAAGACCTGACCTCAAAAGACATTTTTCTGATTCTTGAAAATGATTACGGCATTGTCCTTGGGGACGCCGAGCTGGTGGTCGGCGCGTACTTGGCGGATGACTTGCAAGCCCGCCTGCTGGGCATGGAAAGCGGGTTCCCGATGTTGCACATCGAGCGATTGACCTCTGCGGCAAATGGTCAACCAGTTAGCTATGAGCATCTTTACCATCACGGGGATTCCTTTAAATACAAGGTCAGGGTCGAACGTAGCCCAAGCAAAGTCAAAAAATAA
- a CDS encoding allophanate hydrolase, whose translation MKRIDLGFSSLQNGYKEHLFTPMDVVREVFRRIRERGNDHVWTELVSEQAAISEAERMFADVRFGKAPPLFGIPFSVKDNLDVAGMRTTCGCDGFDRFPEITATSVSKAIAAGAILIGKNTLDQFATGLNGTRTMGGYCRNVFDERYIPGGSSSGSGVAVAAALVSFSLGSDTGGSGRVPAAMNNIVGVKPTLGLVSSTGLVYNNRFFDCVPVFARTVEDGYAVLETIRGFDETDDFSRSDADAFSLKVELSDNFNFAIPDAKQLEFFGDSHAEAAFAMAIETMKMIGGRPVEIDFSLFIEAAHLPFDSGLLAERAVSYGDVVAARPETVHPAVAAMIRTGLAYSGTETVRAIYKMNSLRGKARKLFQEFDVLMTPTVGRAYTCIELEADPIGLNNNIGYYTYSVSPLDLCALALPASIRDDGIPFGISLLATAGRDGVLRTLGERFQRQVGLKPGVDQKSWPVVGMDRQAR comes from the coding sequence ATGAAGCGTATTGATCTTGGATTTTCGTCGTTGCAAAACGGTTATAAGGAGCACTTGTTCACGCCTATGGACGTGGTGCGCGAAGTATTTCGCCGCATTCGCGAACGCGGCAACGACCATGTATGGACCGAGCTTGTCAGTGAGCAGGCAGCGATCAGCGAAGCAGAACGCATGTTTGCCGACGTGCGTTTCGGCAAAGCGCCACCGCTATTCGGCATTCCATTTTCTGTAAAGGACAATCTGGATGTGGCTGGCATGCGCACCACTTGCGGTTGTGACGGATTTGATCGTTTTCCTGAGATAACGGCAACCAGCGTCTCGAAGGCAATAGCAGCAGGCGCCATCCTGATCGGCAAGAATACGCTTGATCAGTTTGCCACCGGATTGAACGGCACGCGGACGATGGGCGGCTACTGTCGCAACGTATTTGACGAGCGCTATATTCCGGGCGGTTCGAGTTCAGGTTCCGGTGTCGCGGTTGCGGCGGCCTTGGTGTCGTTTTCACTCGGGTCCGATACCGGTGGTTCAGGGAGGGTGCCTGCCGCGATGAATAATATTGTCGGCGTCAAGCCGACTTTGGGCTTGGTCAGTAGTACAGGGCTAGTCTATAACAATCGCTTCTTCGATTGTGTGCCGGTGTTTGCCCGCACGGTTGAGGATGGATACGCAGTTTTGGAAACGATCCGCGGTTTCGATGAAACAGATGACTTCAGCCGCAGCGATGCCGATGCCTTTTCGCTGAAAGTCGAATTGTCCGACAACTTCAACTTTGCGATACCCGATGCGAAGCAGCTGGAATTTTTCGGAGATTCTCACGCTGAGGCAGCGTTTGCAATGGCGATTGAAACAATGAAGATGATCGGTGGTCGGCCGGTCGAGATTGATTTCTCGCTATTCATCGAGGCTGCACACTTGCCCTTTGACAGCGGATTGTTGGCTGAACGTGCGGTAAGTTATGGAGACGTCGTGGCTGCAAGACCGGAAACGGTACATCCGGCAGTCGCCGCGATGATACGCACGGGTCTGGCGTACTCCGGTACCGAGACCGTGCGGGCCATCTACAAGATGAACAGCTTGCGCGGCAAGGCCAGAAAATTGTTCCAGGAATTCGATGTGCTGATGACGCCTACGGTTGGCCGCGCATACACTTGCATAGAGCTTGAGGCTGATCCGATCGGGCTCAACAATAACATCGGCTATTACACCTACTCAGTCAGCCCGCTAGATCTTTGTGCGCTTGCGCTGCCAGCCAGCATACGGGATGACGGCATTCCGTTTGGTATTTCACTGTTGGCAACGGCGGGCAGAGATGGGGTCTTGCGCACCCTTGGCGAGCGGTTTCAAAGGCAGGTGGGTCTGAAGCCCGGCGTCGACCAGAAGAGCTGGCCGGTTGTCGGGATGGACAGGCAGGCCCGATGA